Below is a genomic region from Pseudazoarcus pumilus.
GCGATCAGGGCGCGATCAAGGCGCAGTTCGGGGAAGTCGGCAAGGCGTGCAAGGCCTGTCACGACAACTACCGCGCCGAGGAATAAACGTCGCGCAGTCCGCTCATCGTACTCGGGGCCGCCGCATGGCGGCCTTTTTCATGCGCGCTACCAGGCCGGCGTGTTGGCCGGCGGAGGCGGGGGCGGCTCGACGAAGACGCCGCTGGTCGCCCACACCGTGCCGGCCGCCAGAGCCAGCGCGACGACGAAGGCGACCACGCCGCCCCCCCGCGCCGGCGGATGCGGCACGCGCGTCGCACGGTAGCCGGTCACCATCGGTGTGACGATGTCCTCGCGCCTGAAGAGCACGTAGAACAGCACCGCCGCGACGTGCAACGCCACGAGGCCATAGATGACCCATTCCATGCGCCGGTGCCAGCCGCTCAGCCACGTGCTGGTGTCCGAGGACACCGCGGCGGCGAGCGGCCCGGAAAAGGCGATGTCGTCGTTCGAGAACAGCCCGGTGGTCGACTGAAACGTGACCACCGCGAGCAGTGCCACCACCGACAGCGCGCCGAGCGGATTGTGCCCCACGCCGGACCAGCGCCCGGCCATGTATTCGCGGATCGCACCGGGACCGCGCACGAAATGCGCGAAGCGCGCGTAAGTCGAGCCGATCACGCCCCACACCAGCCGGAACACGATCAGGCCGAGGATGGCGTGGCCGAAGCGGCCGTGCCATTCCATCGCATTGCCGCCGATCTTGACCGACACGACGGCAGCGACCACGAGCGCCGCCAGCGCCCAGTGGAAAAGTCGTGTCGGAATGTCCCAGACGCGGGTCCGGTGTTCGTTCATCGTGCGTTCTCCAAACGGTCATCGAGGTGTTTCGCCCCGGCCCGACGCGTCGCGAGGAAGTCGCCGAGGATGGTCGCAGTATGCGACCGCGCGATGCCGCAAACGTTTTCCGGCTGACCCTGCGCGACGATCTCGCCGCCTTCGTCGCCGCCTTCGGGGCCGAGGTCGATCAGCCAGTCGGCCTCGGCCATCACGTCCAGGTCGTGCTCGATCACCAGCACCGTGTGGCCGGCATCCGCCAGCCGGTGCAGCACGTGGATGAGCTTCTCCACATCCGCCATGTGCAGGCCCACGGTGGGCTCGTCGAGCACGTACAGCGTATGCTTCTCGGGCGGCAGCGGGCGGCCGCCGGTGGCTTCCGACTCGCCGGCACGGCCGCGCACCTTGGCCAGCTCCGTGACCAGCTTGATGCGCTGCGCCTCGCCGCCCGACAGCGTCGGGCTGGGCTGGCCCAGCGTGAGATAGCCCAACCCGACGTCCTGCAGCAACTTCAGTGGATGGGCGACCGACGGATGCGCGGCGAAGAACTCCACGGCCTCGTCCACCGGCATGTCCAGCACGTCGGCGGCCGACTTGCCGCGCCATTCGACCGCCAGCGTCTCGACGTTGAAGCGACGCCCGCCGCAGGCTTCGCACGGCAGCTTCACGTCGGGCAGGAAGTTCATCTCCACCGTGACCTGGCCCTGGCCCTGACACACCGGGCAGCGCCCCGCGCCGGTGTTGAACGAGAAGCGCGAGGCGTTCCAGCCGCGCGTTTTCGCGTCGAAGGTCTCGGCAAACAGCTTGCGGATGGTGTCCCAGAAACCGACATAGGTCGCCGGGCAGGATCGCGGCGTCTTGCCGATGGGCGTCTGGTCGACTTCCAGCACGCGTCCGACGTGCTCGAAACCGTCGATGGCCGCGCAGCCGCTCCACGCGATGCTTTGTCGGCCCTCGCTGCGCTCGCCCCGACCTACGTCACGCCCCGTAGGTCGGGATGAGCCTGCGGCGAATCCCGACACCCGACGCATGTTCTCCAACAACACGTCGCGCGCCAGCGTGGACTTGCCCGAACCCGACACGCCGGTGACCACCGTCAGCCGACCCAGCGGCACGCGCGCGTCCACGTTCTTCAGGTTGTGCAGATTCGCGCCGCGCACGAGCAGCGCCGGATGATCATCAGCCACCTCGCGCTGCGGGTGAATCGGATGCAACAGCGGCGCACGCAGGCAGCGGCCGGTAGCGGACTCCGGCGCGGCCATCAGGTCTTCCAGCGTGCCTTCTGCGGTGACGTGGCCGCCGCGCGCGCCTGCACCGGGGCCAAGGTCGATGACGTGGTCGGCGCGGCGGATGGTGTCTTCGTCATGCTCGACCACCAGCAGGGTATTGCCGCGGTCGCGCAGCGCTTCGAGCGTGTCGAGCAGCAGGCGGTTGTCGCGCGGATGCAGGCCGATGGTCGGCTCGTCGAGGATGTAGCACACGCCGCGCAGATTGGAGCCGAGCTGCGCGGCCAGGCGGATGCGCTGCGCCTCGCCGCCCGACAAGGTTGGCGCGCCACGGTCGAGCGCGAGATAGCCCAGCCCGACCTTGTGCAGGAATTCCAGCCGGCCACGGATCTCCGCGACCAGATCGCGGCCGATGTCGACTTCGCGGCCTGCCAGTGCAATGGCCTCGAAGAAGCCGGCCACCTTGTCCACGGCAAACGACGAAAGCTCGTGAATGCCCAGATCGCGGAAGCGCACGGCGCGCGCCACCGGGTTCAGACGCGCACCCTCGCAGGCCGGGCAGGTCTCGTCGGCAACGTGATCGTCCTCGGCCAGATCGAGTTCGTTGGGGTCTTCGACGCGCCCGCTCACCTTCAGCCCGGTGCCGAAACAGCTCGCGCACCAGCCGTGCTTGGCGTTGTAAGAGAACAGCCGCGGGTCGGACTCGGGGAAGCTGGTCCCGCAGCACGGGCAGGCACGCCTGGTGGAGAAGGTCACGGGGGCTGCGTTGAGGGCACCCAGCTCCAGCACCTTGACCACGCCCTTGCCATGCTCCAGCGCGGTCTCGAGCAACTCGCGCAGGCGTGGCTCGCTGTCGGCCTTCGCCACCAGCATGCCCACCGGCAGGTCGATGTTGTGCTCCTGATAGCGATCCAACCGCGGCCACTTGGTGGTCGGCAGGTACTCACCATCCACGCGCAACTGCTCGAAACCCTTGCCGCGCGCCCATTTTGCCAGGTCGGTGTACAGGCCCTTGCGGTTCACCACCAGCGGCGACAGCAGCTCGACCGACTTGCCGGCGAAATCCCTGGCGATCTGCGCGGCAATCGCGTCGAAGCTCTGCGGCACCACAGGCACCTCGCAGTCCGGGCAGTACTGCGTGCCGAGCTTGACGTAGAGCAGGCGCAGGAAGGGCTGGATCTCGGTCAGCGTGCCGACCGTGCTCTTGCGCCCGCCGCGGCTCACGCGCTGCTCGATGGCCACCGTGGGCGGAATGCCGGTGAGGTGGTCGACGTCCGGCCGGCTGGCCGGCTGCACGAACTGGCGCGCGTAGGCGTTGAGTGACTCGAGATAGCGCCGCTGGCCCTCGCCGAAGACGATGTCGAAGGCCAGCGTGGATTTGCCCGAACCCGACAGGCCGGTGATCACCGTGAACTTGTCGCGCGGAATCTCGAGGCTGACGTTCTTCAGGTTGTGCTCGCGCGCGTGGCGTATGCCGATGGCCGGCGCAGGCACGGCGCGATAGCGTGGCGGCGCCTCGGCGGCCTTCGGCACGCCGACGTCGGCAAGCGCCGCGCGGTATTCGCGCATCGCCCGCGCAGTGTGCGAGAAGCGGCAGCCCATCACGGCCGAAGGCGAACCGGTGGCGATCACCTCGCCGCCGCCTTCACCGCCTTCCAGCCCCAGATCGATGATCCAGTCGGCCGTCAGCAGCACGTCGAGGTTGTGCTCGATCACCACCACCGAATGTCCGGCGTCGAGCAGCTTGTCGAAGGCCCCGAGCAGGGTCGCCACGTCCGAGAAATGCAGGCCGGTGGTCGGCTCGTCGAACAGGAACAGCAGGTGTTCGCCCGCGCCCTTGCGCGATTTCCTGCCCGCCAGCCTGGTGGCTGCGGCCAGATGGCCGGCCAGCTTCAAACGCTGCGCCTCACCGCCAGACAGCGTCGGCACGGGCTGACCCAGGCGCAGGTATTCCAGACCGACATCGGCCAGCGGCGCCAGCGCGGCGAGCGCGTCCTTCTCCCCGGCGAAGAATTCCAGCGCCTCGGAAACCGTCATCTCCAGCACGTCGGCCACCGAATGCCCGCGCCATTCCAGTTCCAGCACTTCCGGGCGGTAACGCTTGCCGTTGCAGTCCGGGCAACGCAGGTACACATCCGACAGGAACTGCATCTCGACATGCTCGAAGCCCGAGCCGGTGCAGGTCGGGCAACGTCCGGTGCCGGTGTTGAAGCTGAAGGTGCCGGGCGCGTAGCCGCGCGCCTTGGCTTCCGGCAGCGTGGCGAAGCGCTTGCGGATGGCGTCCCACGCCCCGACGTGGCTGACCGGCATCGAACGGGCGCTCTTGCCGATCGGCGACTGGTCGACCAGCACCACGCCGGCCAGGTGTTCGGCACCGTCGATGCCGGCCAGCGCATCGGGCGGCAGTTCGGAGGCCACGCTCTCGCCGAAACGGCGCGCCAGCGCAGGGTAGAGCACGTCCTGGATCAGCGAGGACTTGCCCGAGCCGGACACGCCGGACACGCACACCAGATGGCCCAGCGGAATGCGCACATCGATGCCGCGCAGGTTGTGCAGGCGCGCACCGCGCAGGGTCAGCACCGGGCCGTCGTCGGCCACCGGGCGCGAAACGCGGCCGGTATCGACGCGCTCGCGCCCGGCCAGATAGGCGCCGGTGGGCGAGGCCGGATCGGCCGCGACTTCGGCCGGCGTGGCGTAGGCCACGATCTCGCCGCCGCGCTCGCCGGGGCCGGGGCCGATGTCGAGCAGGCGGTCGGCGGCAAACATGATCTGCGGGTCGTGCTCGACCACTACCAGCGTGTTGCCGGCGTCGCGCAGCCGCGTCATCACGCCGAGGATGCGGTCGATGTCGCGCGGGTGCAGGCCGATGCTGGGCTCGTCGAGCACGAACAAGGTGTTCACCAGCGAGGTGCCCAGCGCCGTCGTCAGGTTGATGCGCTGCACCTCGCCGCCGGAGAGCGTGCGCGACTGGCGGTCGAGGGTCAGATAGGCGAGCCCGACGCGGTCGAGGTAGTCGAGCCGGCTGCGCACCTCGCCGAGCAGCAACTCGGTGGCTTCGTCCAGCGGCTTGGGCAGTTCCAGCCCGTCGACGAACTCGCGCACGCGAGCGATCGGCCTGGCCATGAGCTGATGGATGGCGGCGCTGTTCTCGCCCTTGCCGCCCAGGCGCCACAGCAGCGCCTCGGGCTTGAGCCGCGCGCCGTGGCAGGCCGGGCATTCCGTGTAGCTGCGATAGCGTGACAGCAGCACGCGGATGTGCATCTTGTAGGCCTTGGTCTCCAGCCAGTCGAAGAAATGGCGCACGCCGTACCACTTCTTCGGCCACGAGGATTTCCAGCTCTTCCAGGTCTCGTCGCCCTCCAGCACCCAGCGCCGGTGCTCCGGCGACAGCTCGCCGAAGGGCACGTCGAGCGGCACGCCGTACTTCGGCGCCATCTTCACCATGTCGTCCTGGCACTCGGCGTAGCTCTTGGACTGCCAGGGCTTCACGGCGCCTTCGCGCAGCGTCTTCGACTCGTCCGGCACGACCAGCCCGAAAT
It encodes:
- a CDS encoding cytochrome b/b6 domain-containing protein, encoding MNEHRTRVWDIPTRLFHWALAALVVAAVVSVKIGGNAMEWHGRFGHAILGLIVFRLVWGVIGSTYARFAHFVRGPGAIREYMAGRWSGVGHNPLGALSVVALLAVVTFQSTTGLFSNDDIAFSGPLAAAVSSDTSTWLSGWHRRMEWVIYGLVALHVAAVLFYVLFRREDIVTPMVTGYRATRVPHPPARGGGVVAFVVALALAAGTVWATSGVFVEPPPPPPANTPAW
- the uvrA gene encoding excinuclease ABC subunit UvrA, which codes for MTDSIRIRGARQNNLCNLSLDIALNELTVVTGVSGSGKSSLVFDTLYAEGQRRYVETFSPYARQFLDRQDKPQVDRIEGVPPAIAIDQTNPVRSSRSTVGTMTELADHFKLLYARAAKLHCRGCGCEVRRDDPESILRTLAERTAENDPRLVLSFPVPVPHNFSEAEVEELLAAQGYTRIQSRESAADGDVLHVVQDRLRFSKAEPARVAEAIEAALLRGKGRMSAHAEDATWRFSTDLHCADCDIHYADPTPGLFSFNSPIGACETCRGFGRVIGVDFGLVVPDESKTLREGAVKPWQSKSYAECQDDMVKMAPKYGVPLDVPFGELSPEHRRWVLEGDETWKSWKSSWPKKWYGVRHFFDWLETKAYKMHIRVLLSRYRSYTECPACHGARLKPEALLWRLGGKGENSAAIHQLMARPIARVREFVDGLELPKPLDEATELLLGEVRSRLDYLDRVGLAYLTLDRQSRTLSGGEVQRINLTTALGTSLVNTLFVLDEPSIGLHPRDIDRILGVMTRLRDAGNTLVVVEHDPQIMFAADRLLDIGPGPGERGGEIVAYATPAEVAADPASPTGAYLAGRERVDTGRVSRPVADDGPVLTLRGARLHNLRGIDVRIPLGHLVCVSGVSGSGKSSLIQDVLYPALARRFGESVASELPPDALAGIDGAEHLAGVVLVDQSPIGKSARSMPVSHVGAWDAIRKRFATLPEAKARGYAPGTFSFNTGTGRCPTCTGSGFEHVEMQFLSDVYLRCPDCNGKRYRPEVLELEWRGHSVADVLEMTVSEALEFFAGEKDALAALAPLADVGLEYLRLGQPVPTLSGGEAQRLKLAGHLAAATRLAGRKSRKGAGEHLLFLFDEPTTGLHFSDVATLLGAFDKLLDAGHSVVVIEHNLDVLLTADWIIDLGLEGGEGGGEVIATGSPSAVMGCRFSHTARAMREYRAALADVGVPKAAEAPPRYRAVPAPAIGIRHAREHNLKNVSLEIPRDKFTVITGLSGSGKSTLAFDIVFGEGQRRYLESLNAYARQFVQPASRPDVDHLTGIPPTVAIEQRVSRGGRKSTVGTLTEIQPFLRLLYVKLGTQYCPDCEVPVVPQSFDAIAAQIARDFAGKSVELLSPLVVNRKGLYTDLAKWARGKGFEQLRVDGEYLPTTKWPRLDRYQEHNIDLPVGMLVAKADSEPRLRELLETALEHGKGVVKVLELGALNAAPVTFSTRRACPCCGTSFPESDPRLFSYNAKHGWCASCFGTGLKVSGRVEDPNELDLAEDDHVADETCPACEGARLNPVARAVRFRDLGIHELSSFAVDKVAGFFEAIALAGREVDIGRDLVAEIRGRLEFLHKVGLGYLALDRGAPTLSGGEAQRIRLAAQLGSNLRGVCYILDEPTIGLHPRDNRLLLDTLEALRDRGNTLLVVEHDEDTIRRADHVIDLGPGAGARGGHVTAEGTLEDLMAAPESATGRCLRAPLLHPIHPQREVADDHPALLVRGANLHNLKNVDARVPLGRLTVVTGVSGSGKSTLARDVLLENMRRVSGFAAGSSRPTGRDVGRGERSEGRQSIAWSGCAAIDGFEHVGRVLEVDQTPIGKTPRSCPATYVGFWDTIRKLFAETFDAKTRGWNASRFSFNTGAGRCPVCQGQGQVTVEMNFLPDVKLPCEACGGRRFNVETLAVEWRGKSAADVLDMPVDEAVEFFAAHPSVAHPLKLLQDVGLGYLTLGQPSPTLSGGEAQRIKLVTELAKVRGRAGESEATGGRPLPPEKHTLYVLDEPTVGLHMADVEKLIHVLHRLADAGHTVLVIEHDLDVMAEADWLIDLGPEGGDEGGEIVAQGQPENVCGIARSHTATILGDFLATRRAGAKHLDDRLENAR